The following are encoded together in the Campylobacter devanensis genome:
- a CDS encoding glycosyltransferase, whose product MNIDNRDVVNIDDATKIDQLQREILRLEKELEDYKGARLKYKRLATRLQKELEDYKGARLKYKRLASSWEFKYNKLNNSTLIKISRLLKKPFNNKLFKKRSKHIKLELSKKDNIPSIKLDYDNVAFEKLQNFGNKDKPVILIYGDISLNVVDGSSIWLSNIYNLAISACDVILLSKQNIQSNLITSNFIKNDNQSIVLEPKDFGESEFNIENAIKALVAIDSFVPNIQLLVTRGLELNVAICSNNVFKYRLVPYLTDFYTITNKGLEYKDDIENKLDLIAKQAKIWLFQTPNIQNEVEKILGYKLNSINFAPVIPKTKNYQTVKNDVITIAYGGKIQPDWGILELIKECKELISLGYKLKLVIVSSKISAKSDIVNDKNFIQNINKLLSEPFVEYIDKANQEKTLEILSKADILYGFRPKYFEEHTLELSTKILEAVALYKPIICYPNDINIELFGKDYRYFIHDIYELVNILQMDNFDIDKNIYDSIIKKYSFDYRKDSFKQFLIDSKDKRLLCMAGHDFKFIDHFYSYMKASGYRINKDVWEWGECKNEMRSKYHLQVSDTIFCEWGLANAVWYSNNNSNNKKIYVRVHAQEIREKARKFGFRINSSNITNFIFVSARVRDEYIKMFNLEKSKTSVIPNYELNDDFFINNNKKLGINLGMVGITPQSKRLDRAVDLIQNLLTIYPDAKLYIKGHRPEQYEWMHAPGRIKELEYYNQQYQRINDNEALKNAVIFDGFGNDMSRWYQKIDFILSPSDFESFHYALADGVASGCLPVVWNWDEASVLYDGSWIVNDDTEAVEKIKSYLNADNIDEIRNNNRKLIIQRYGYQKVFNQIRKAIYES is encoded by the coding sequence ATGAATATAGATAATAGAGATGTTGTGAATATTGATGATGCAACTAAAATTGATCAGTTGCAAAGAGAAATTTTAAGACTAGAAAAAGAGTTAGAAGATTATAAAGGTGCTAGATTAAAATATAAAAGATTGGCTACAAGATTGCAAAAAGAGTTAGAAGATTATAAAGGTGCTAGATTAAAATATAAAAGATTGGCTAGTAGTTGGGAATTTAAATATAATAAGTTAAATAATAGTACTCTAATAAAAATTTCTAGATTATTAAAAAAACCATTTAATAATAAATTATTTAAAAAAAGATCAAAACATATAAAATTAGAATTATCAAAAAAAGACAATATACCATCCATAAAACTAGATTACGACAATGTTGCTTTTGAAAAATTACAAAATTTTGGTAATAAAGACAAACCAGTAATACTTATCTATGGCGACATTAGTTTAAATGTAGTTGATGGCTCATCTATTTGGCTTAGTAATATATATAATTTGGCAATCAGTGCTTGTGATGTGATATTACTATCAAAGCAAAATATACAAAGCAATCTGATTACTTCAAATTTTATAAAAAATGATAATCAAAGTATAGTTTTAGAACCAAAAGATTTTGGCGAAAGTGAATTTAACATAGAAAATGCTATAAAAGCTTTAGTGGCAATTGATTCATTTGTGCCTAATATTCAATTATTGGTTACTAGAGGCTTGGAGCTTAATGTAGCAATATGTTCAAATAATGTTTTTAAATATAGGTTGGTGCCTTATTTAACAGATTTTTATACCATCACGAACAAAGGTCTAGAATATAAAGATGATATAGAAAATAAACTTGATTTAATAGCCAAACAAGCTAAGATTTGGCTATTTCAAACGCCTAATATTCAAAATGAAGTTGAAAAAATCTTAGGATATAAATTAAATTCTATAAATTTTGCTCCAGTGATTCCTAAAACAAAAAATTATCAAACTGTTAAAAATGATGTGATTACTATAGCTTATGGAGGTAAAATTCAGCCAGATTGGGGAATTTTGGAATTGATAAAAGAATGCAAAGAGCTAATATCTCTTGGTTATAAGCTAAAACTTGTTATAGTATCTAGTAAAATTTCTGCTAAAAGCGATATTGTAAATGATAAAAATTTTATTCAAAATATAAATAAGCTTTTATCTGAGCCTTTTGTTGAGTATATTGATAAAGCCAATCAAGAAAAAACGCTAGAAATACTTAGCAAGGCTGATATTTTATATGGTTTTAGACCTAAGTATTTTGAAGAGCATACACTTGAGCTATCTACAAAAATTTTAGAAGCAGTAGCTCTATATAAGCCTATAATATGTTACCCAAATGATATAAATATAGAGTTATTCGGCAAGGATTATAGATATTTTATACATGATATTTATGAATTGGTTAATATATTACAAATGGATAATTTTGATATAGATAAAAATATCTATGATTCTATTATTAAAAAATACTCTTTTGACTATAGAAAAGACTCTTTTAAACAATTTTTAATAGATAGTAAAGATAAAAGACTGCTATGTATGGCTGGGCATGATTTTAAATTTATTGATCATTTTTATTCCTATATGAAGGCAAGTGGATATAGAATAAATAAAGATGTATGGGAATGGGGTGAGTGTAAAAATGAGATGAGAAGTAAATATCATTTGCAAGTTAGTGACACTATATTTTGTGAATGGGGATTAGCAAATGCTGTATGGTATTCAAATAATAATAGCAATAATAAAAAAATTTATGTAAGAGTACATGCACAAGAAATTAGAGAAAAAGCTAGAAAATTCGGATTTAGAATAAATAGTAGCAATATTACAAATTTTATTTTTGTAAGTGCTAGAGTAAGAGATGAATATATAAAAATGTTCAACTTAGAAAAATCAAAAACTAGCGTTATACCAAATTATGAGCTAAACGATGATTTTTTTATAAATAACAATAAAAAACTTGGTATAAATTTAGGTATGGTTGGCATTACGCCACAAAGTAAAAGATTGGATAGGGCAGTTGATTTAATTCAAAATTTATTAACCATATATCCTGATGCAAAATTATATATAAAAGGTCATAGACCAGAGCAGTATGAGTGGATGCACGCACCAGGACGCATAAAAGAGCTTGAATACTACAATCAACAATACCAAAGAATAAATGATAATGAAGCCCTGAAAAATGCTGTTATTTTTGATGGATTTGGCAATGATATGAGTAGATGGTATCAAAAGATAGATTTTATACTCTCTCCTAGTGATTTTGAAAGTTTTCATTATGCCTTGGCCGATGGTGTTGCTTCTGGATGTTTGCCTGTGGTATGGAACTGGGATGAGGCCAGTGTATTATATGATGGCTCTTGGATTGTAAATGATGATACTGAAGCGGTCGAAAAGATAAAATCATATTTAAATGCTGATAATATAGATGAGATAAGAAATAATAATAGAAAATTGATAATACAAAGATATGGATATCAAAAAGTGTTTAATCAAATAAGAAAGGCTATATATGAATCATAA
- a CDS encoding heparinase II/III domain-containing protein: protein MNHNILRIFYPEIFSNLKKSSLKDNLDKLKNNILKGDKRRNLDDLKIINERDWEQTNTLPDSAAWHFHTLGRSLSSNLYEKIRSDESIDLVVEHVKMWINWDKNSKIKHEQVYSGHTVALRLEFLLLVYIFRQDSLILKTIQEHIDFLKQNYDGDWNHGLDQSIALLKAAYFFNLSAIKELAIQRIYSNFNQTFDEEGVCQEQAISYHHYNIYRFWHVMKIFKFINENYKIFENKLNLANNFLLWAILPNGYYCNLGDTIYEKPSFDVFTKEQKALIEQNSSLINELFYPSVNGGAVFKAGYIFMRSNWGGVVNNSSPRHLSTRFGPARIIHGHNDHMSITYFDGKPLIVDGGFSGYSDDAFRNFVRSPLAHNVVFIENHPKFKWDSETFLKEYKTYENNAYFTLEDTPYDGVIRKRSVFSNIDNATLVIQDTIISNREFTYTQNFNIDDDILLNNNGDIALNCGYILKNIINKNDKLEISKVRMQYNGDKVNILGGYACNVPNNKEIYNVRTYKTGKKVDFLSIFSKNKIDLIDNNLIICDNTLFDIANKAQYKINSLNTTSQTITNNKNKKSFIEIDLPLWQYILLYIECQNDGYFYIKPSDKIKYRFNKYYILKDKKQLEFVLLENQKIDVKININNLEYLKYKEK, encoded by the coding sequence ATGAATCATAATATATTAAGAATTTTTTATCCAGAAATTTTTAGCAATTTAAAAAAAAGTAGCCTTAAAGATAATTTAGATAAATTAAAAAATAATATCCTAAAAGGTGATAAAAGGCGAAATCTAGATGATCTAAAAATAATAAATGAGAGAGATTGGGAGCAAACAAATACATTACCAGACTCAGCTGCTTGGCATTTTCATACATTAGGCAGGTCTTTATCATCAAATTTATATGAAAAGATCAGAAGCGATGAGAGCATAGATTTGGTTGTTGAGCATGTGAAAATGTGGATAAATTGGGATAAAAATAGCAAAATAAAACACGAACAAGTATACAGTGGTCATACTGTAGCATTAAGATTAGAGTTTTTATTGCTAGTATATATATTTAGACAAGATAGCCTAATACTAAAAACAATACAAGAGCATATTGATTTTTTAAAACAAAATTATGATGGCGATTGGAATCATGGATTAGATCAAAGTATAGCACTTTTAAAAGCGGCATATTTTTTTAATTTATCTGCTATAAAAGAGCTCGCTATACAAAGAATATATTCAAATTTTAATCAAACATTTGATGAAGAAGGGGTCTGCCAAGAACAAGCTATATCATATCATCATTATAATATATATAGATTTTGGCATGTAATGAAAATATTCAAATTTATAAATGAAAATTATAAAATATTTGAGAATAAATTAAATTTAGCCAATAATTTTTTACTATGGGCGATACTTCCAAACGGGTATTATTGTAATTTAGGTGATACGATATATGAAAAACCTAGTTTTGATGTTTTTACAAAAGAACAAAAAGCTTTAATTGAGCAAAATAGTAGTTTAATAAATGAGCTTTTTTATCCATCTGTTAATGGTGGGGCTGTTTTTAAAGCTGGTTATATATTTATGAGATCTAATTGGGGGGGGGTAGTGAATAATTCTTCTCCTAGGCATTTATCAACTAGATTTGGTCCAGCTAGAATTATACATGGCCATAATGATCACATGAGTATAACATATTTTGATGGCAAACCTTTGATTGTGGATGGCGGTTTTAGTGGATATTCAGATGATGCTTTTAGAAATTTTGTTAGATCTCCATTAGCCCATAATGTAGTATTTATTGAGAATCATCCAAAATTTAAATGGGATAGTGAAACATTTTTAAAAGAGTATAAAACTTACGAAAATAACGCATATTTTACATTGGAGGATACTCCCTATGATGGAGTAATAAGAAAAAGATCTGTGTTTAGCAATATAGATAATGCTACGCTCGTAATACAAGATACAATTATTTCAAATAGGGAATTTACTTATACTCAAAATTTTAATATAGATGATGATATTTTGCTAAATAATAATGGAGATATTGCACTAAATTGCGGATATATATTAAAAAATATAATTAATAAAAATGATAAATTAGAAATATCTAAAGTCAGAATGCAATATAATGGTGATAAAGTAAATATATTAGGTGGATACGCTTGTAATGTTCCAAATAATAAAGAAATTTATAATGTTCGCACTTATAAAACTGGCAAAAAAGTTGATTTTTTATCTATTTTTTCTAAAAACAAGATAGATTTAATAGATAATAATTTAATTATATGTGATAATACTTTATTTGATATTGCTAATAAAGCACAATATAAAATTAACTCTTTAAATACAACTTCACAAACAATAACTAACAATAAAAATAAAAAATCTTTTATAGAAATTGACTTGCCTTTATGGCAGTATATATTACTATATATAGAGTGTCAAAATGATGGATATTTCTATATAAAACCGAGCGATAAGATAAAATATAGGTTTAATAAATACTACATCTTAAAGGATAAAAAACAATTAGAATTTGTATTATTAGAAAATCAAAAAATAGATGTAAAAATAAATATTAACAATTTAGAATATTTAAAGTATAAGGAGAAATAA
- a CDS encoding discoidin domain-containing protein yields MIKPAVEPKVVFHESDLIDIASNGICTQSSISIYSRQNDARRPILQNNTDLRDFSIHTAAGPNQWWMIDLQKPQSIEYIRITNRDKYKERQKTLKFEFSIDKDSEFIEFDKSLIDWSDDLQYITIYVGYKMDIRYIRITQTAQWPLYFKYINIYQRKFPYLIVATRLDGFGSRIFALLNAMYLAFKLKSKYGFTWNSFSNSSKTIGELDEKYIFTQDYLKKYSYTDSVVHRSFPRFSFYGSFQELEYYPTERYGFYMPNHYPLNKHFIDFDDNEYRACLNKSFYNIGFNDSIKNAIDIAKKLSDEFGEFECIHIRNGECIDELINFILRSDANGRIFPLELVNILLNKLSNNKTIVLFSPDNSADLICDIIKNKNIINSANLFTTKTTYKLNSIEHIAFDLVLMSKSGVIYSRKASVYSLLASYIGNTKLEYIDNLFDENEIISLIKTSNIDYNDNKFKIAKFAYLIYIMMQNNHPDLEITVLDGYKQTGFGIFLAEYLNYLLKNSDTDKANFFIKQLNSIDINNMLNYLNPQNQNQAFIQVGGLEYISDISNNLKIFFQENKIEF; encoded by the coding sequence ATGATAAAACCAGCTGTGGAACCAAAAGTGGTATTTCATGAGAGCGATTTAATCGATATAGCAAGTAATGGAATATGTACTCAAAGTAGTATAAGTATATATAGTCGTCAAAATGATGCAAGAAGACCTATTTTACAAAATAATACGGATTTGAGAGACTTTTCTATACATACAGCCGCTGGGCCAAATCAATGGTGGATGATAGATTTACAAAAACCACAGAGTATAGAATATATAAGAATAACTAATAGGGATAAATATAAAGAGCGGCAAAAAACATTAAAATTTGAGTTTTCTATAGACAAAGATAGTGAATTTATAGAGTTTGATAAAAGTCTTATTGATTGGAGTGACGACTTGCAATATATAACAATATATGTAGGTTACAAAATGGATATTAGATATATTCGCATTACGCAAACTGCCCAGTGGCCACTTTATTTTAAATATATAAATATTTATCAAAGAAAATTTCCATATCTTATAGTGGCTACCAGATTAGATGGTTTTGGCTCTCGCATTTTTGCCCTATTAAATGCGATGTATTTAGCTTTTAAATTAAAATCAAAATATGGGTTTACTTGGAATTCCTTTTCTAACTCATCAAAAACTATTGGCGAGCTAGATGAAAAGTATATATTTACTCAAGATTATCTTAAAAAATATAGCTATACAGACTCAGTAGTTCATAGATCTTTTCCAAGATTTAGTTTTTATGGAAGTTTTCAAGAGCTTGAATATTATCCAACTGAAAGATATGGATTTTATATGCCAAATCATTATCCATTAAATAAGCATTTCATAGATTTTGATGATAATGAATATAGAGCTTGTCTAAATAAATCATTTTATAATATAGGTTTTAACGATAGTATAAAAAATGCTATTGATATAGCTAAAAAATTATCTGATGAATTTGGAGAATTTGAATGCATTCATATCCGCAATGGAGAATGTATAGACGAGCTTATAAATTTTATTTTAAGAAGCGATGCAAATGGCAGAATTTTCCCGTTGGAACTGGTAAATATCTTGTTAAATAAACTCAGTAACAATAAGACAATAGTTTTATTTAGTCCTGATAACTCCGCTGATCTTATATGTGATATTATAAAAAATAAAAATATTATAAACTCGGCAAATTTATTTACTACTAAAACTACATATAAGCTAAATAGTATAGAGCATATTGCGTTTGATTTAGTTTTGATGAGTAAATCAGGCGTAATATATAGCAGAAAAGCATCTGTTTATTCTTTGTTAGCTTCATATATTGGTAATACCAAATTAGAGTATATAGATAATTTATTTGATGAAAATGAGATAATTTCTTTAATAAAAACATCAAATATAGATTACAATGATAATAAATTTAAAATTGCCAAATTTGCATATTTAATATATATAATGATGCAAAATAATCATCCAGATTTGGAAATTACAGTACTTGATGGGTATAAGCAGACTGGTTTTGGTATATTTTTAGCCGAATATTTAAATTATTTATTAAAAAATAGTGATACCGATAAAGCAAACTTTTTTATTAAACAGCTAAATAGTATAGATATTAACAATATGCTTAATTATCTTAACCCGCAAAATCAAAATCAAGCATTTATACAAGTTGGTGGATTAGAGTATATATCTGATATATCAAATAATTTAAAAATATTTTTTCAAGAAAATAAAATAGAATTTTAA
- a CDS encoding isopenicillin N synthase family dioxygenase, which produces MNIPVLDLSELDSNQEKFIADLKGAFTTFGTCYLINHGIDLDLCKELQRLSKEFFALSLEQKEQISMLKSPQFRGYSKEGGEYTDGGMDYREQIDAGSDKEALNWDINSPIWMRIQGPNLFPKEIPELKTVFNEWFEQTSTATLKLLKGFAIALELPQDSFDKLYGENSYAHAKLLRYPPVFDGNTQGVGSHKDGGLITFVLQDKESGLQGLLNGEWIDVPPMEGSVVVNIGEFLELATNGYLKATIHRVNLTPNERFSIAYFLGVQLDKDIPILELPEHLKKESTGVDTDPKNPLLRNVAENYFKRMIRSHPDVAKKYHSDLIERFSF; this is translated from the coding sequence ATGAATATACCAGTACTTGACCTAAGTGAGTTAGATAGTAATCAAGAAAAATTTATAGCAGATTTAAAGGGAGCATTTACTACTTTTGGGACTTGTTATTTGATAAATCATGGTATCGATTTAGATCTTTGCAAAGAGCTTCAAAGGCTTAGCAAGGAGTTTTTTGCTCTAAGTTTAGAACAAAAAGAGCAAATTTCGATGCTTAAATCGCCACAATTTCGTGGTTATTCAAAAGAGGGTGGTGAATATACAGATGGCGGAATGGATTATAGAGAACAAATAGATGCTGGAAGCGATAAAGAGGCTTTAAATTGGGATATAAACTCGCCTATTTGGATGAGAATTCAAGGCCCAAATTTATTTCCTAAAGAGATTCCAGAGCTTAAAACTGTTTTTAATGAGTGGTTTGAACAAACAAGCACAGCGACTTTAAAACTTCTAAAAGGATTTGCTATAGCTCTTGAGTTGCCACAAGACTCTTTTGATAAACTTTATGGAGAGAATTCCTACGCTCATGCTAAATTATTACGCTATCCGCCAGTATTTGATGGCAACACTCAAGGTGTTGGATCGCATAAAGATGGCGGTTTAATAACATTTGTTTTACAAGATAAAGAGTCGGGATTGCAAGGGTTATTAAATGGCGAGTGGATTGATGTGCCGCCAATGGAAGGCTCTGTGGTGGTAAATATCGGTGAGTTTTTGGAGCTTGCTACAAATGGCTATCTAAAAGCAACAATCCATAGGGTAAATTTAACCCCTAATGAGAGATTTTCTATTGCATATTTTTTAGGTGTGCAGCTTGATAAGGATATACCGATTTTAGAACTGCCAGAGCACCTTAAAAAAGAGAGTACCGGAGTAGATACAGACCCTAAAAATCCACTTCTTAGAAATGTTGCAGAAAATTATTTTAAAAGAATGATTAGATCTCATCCAGATGTAGCTAAAAAGTATCATAGCGATCTAATTGAGAGATTTAGTTTTTAA